The genomic segment ACTATCTGTTCTTCTGCGAGTTAAATGCGCCCCTTGAAGAGCAGGAACGAGACAAGCTGACAAGGCTTTTGACCGACTCGAATTCCCAACAACATCCCCCCAGCTCTTCAAACTCTCTTCAACTTCTTTGCGTCCCACGCCCCGGCACCATCTCCCCCTGGTCTTCTAAAGCGACCGACATTGCTCACAACTGTGGCTTAACCCATATCCAGCGCATCGAGCGCGGTATTCTCTACCAGATAGACTCAGAACATCCCCTGGATGAGAACGAATCCTCCATTCTCAAGTCGGTACTGCACGATCCCATGATGGAGGTGGTGTTTGAGCAGATTGATGATGCCAGGGCTTTGTTTAGTGAACACCAACCTCAATCCTTTGCCTCTGTACCGCTGCTTAAAGAGGGGCGCAGCGCCATCGAGCGGGCTAACCTCTCCCTGGGACTGGCTCTTAATGAAGAAGAGATCGATTACCTGAGTGAGAAGTTCACCGCCTTGGGTCGTGATCCCCATGATATCGAGCTCTATATGTTTGCCCAGGCAAACTCGGAGCATTGCCGACATAAGATCTTTAACGCCAGCTGGACCATTGATGGCATCGAGCAGTCTAAATCCCTGTTCTCGATGATCAAGAACACCTATAAGCAGTGTCCGGAGCATGTGTTGTCGGCTTATCGTGACAATGCTGCGGTCATGGAGGGGGGAGAAGCCGGACGTTTCTTCCCGGATCCCGATTGCGGGCGCTATCGCTATCATCATGAGGCGATGCCGATTTTGATGAAGGTGGAGACCCATAACCACCCGACGGCAATCTCACCCTGGCCGGGCGCTGCTACCGGTGCCGGCGGTGAAATTCGTGATGAGGGGGCGACCGGGCGAGGCTCAAAGCCCAAAGCGGGCCTGACCGGATTTTCTGTATCTAACCTCAATATTCCCGGCTATCACATGCCATGGGAAGAGAACTATCCGATGCCGGGGCACCTGACTTCCCCTCTGGATATCATGTTGGAAGCCCCGCTGGGTGGCGCCGGTTTTAATAACGAATTTGGCCGCCCGAATCTGACCGGTTACTTCCGAACTTACCAGGAGTGGCTGCCAACGGCAGAAGGGCGTGAGCGCCGGGGTTATATCAAGCCGGTGATGCTGGCCGGAGGCATGGGTAACATCCGTGCCGAGCACGTGGAAAAGGGTGAAGTACCTGCCGGTTCTAAGCTGATTGTGCTGGGCGGCCCGGCGATGAATATCGGCCTTGGCGGAGGGGCTGCTTCCTCCATGGCTTCGGGCCAGTCGGATCAGGCTCTGGATTTTGCCTCGGTGCAGCGGGATAACCCTGAGGTGGAGCGTCGCTGCCAGGAGGTGATCGATCGCTGCTGGCAGATGGGGGATGAGAACCCGATCCTGTTTATCCATGATGTGGGTGCGGGTGGTCTTTCCAATGCGATGCCTGAGCTGGTCTCGGATGCGGGACGGGGCGGGAAGTTTGAGCTTCGCGATATCGCCTGTGATGAGCCAGGCATGAGCCCGCTTGAGATCTGGTGTAATGAATCTCAGGAGCGTTATGTGCTGGCGGTTTCTCCAGATCAGCTGGAGCTTTTCAGCGCACTGTGTGAGCGTGAGCGAGCGCCTTTTGCGGTTATCGGTGAGGCAACCGAAGAGCAGCAGTTGCTCCTCAATGATGAGCTCTTCGATAATCAGCCCATTGACCTGCCGCTGGATCTGCTGCTGGGTTCGACGCCCAAGATGGAGCTGGATGTAACCCGCCGCGAGATCCCGGCCAAGCCTCTTAAGCTGGGTGGTCTGAGCCTGGGCGAAGCGGCGGAGCGAGTACTGCGCCTGCCTGTGGTGGCGGATAAGAGCTTTTTGATCACCATAGGGGATCGCAGTGTTACCGGGCTGGTGGCCCGAGATCAGATGGTGGGTCCCTGGCAGGTGCCGGTCGCTAATTGTGCGGTGACCGCAGCCTCCTACGATAGCTACCTGGGTGAGGCGATGGCCGTGGGTGAGCGGGCTCCCCTGGCACTGCTCAACCATGGTGCCTCGGCCCGAATGGCGGTGACAGAGGCGCTGACCAATCTGGCGTCTGCTATGGTGGGGCCACTTAACCGGGTGAAGCTTTCTGCAAACTGGATGTCTGCACCCCATCACCCGGGAGAGGGAGCGGGTCTCTATGAGGCGGTCAAGGCGATCGGCGAGGAGCTGTGCCCCGAGCTTGAGCTGACCATTCCTGTGGGTAAAGACTCGATGTCGATGCAGACCCGCTGGCAGGAGGGGGATGAGAAGATGCAGGAGACGGCGCCCCTGTCTCTGGTGATCTCAGCCTTTGCTCCGGTCCAGGATATTCGTAAGACGGTGACGCCACAGCTTCGCACCGATGCAGGGGATAGCTGCCTCATCCTGGTTGACCTTGGAAATGGTCGCGATCGGATGGGCGGCTCAGCCCTGGCTCAGGTGTGTCGTCAGGTGGGCGATGAGGCGCCGGATCTGGATCATCCGGCCCAGCTTAAGGGACTGTTCGATGGCGTTCAGTCGCTGATTAAGGATGATTACCTGCTGGCTTATCATGACCGCAGTGATGGCGGCCTGTTTGCCACCCTGTGCGAGATGGCTTTTGCCGGAGCAACGGGGATCAATGTCGAGCTGGATCAGCTCAATGATGATGACTTCCTGGCTCTGTTCAGTGAAGAGGCGGGAGCCGTGATCCAGGTGCGCCGTCAGGACAAAGAAAAGGTGCTGACCACTCTGGCGGGCCATGGGTTAGCCGGATGTGTTCATACCATAGGTGGTCTGAATCGGGATCAGCAGATCCGCTTTACCCGGGGTGGCCATGAGCGCTTTGTGGCACCGCGCACCCAGCTTCGCGGGATCTGGTCTGAGACCAGCTTCCAGATGCAGCAGCTCAGAGATAACCCTGAGTGTGCCAGTTCTGAGCAGGAGGTTCGAGTCGATGCCAATGATCCGGGGATGTCGGTCTTTTTGAGCTTTGATCCGGCTGAAGATGTGGCGGCGCCTTATATTGCCAAGGGACTGCAGCCTCAGCTGGCGGTGCTGCGAGAGCAGGGGGTCAACTCACAGAGCGAGATGGCCGCAGCTTTTGACCGGGCTGGCTTTGATGCCGTCGATGTGCATATGAGTGATTTCCTGAGCGGGCGCCATACCCTGGATCAGTTCAAGGGACTGGCAGTCTGCGGTGGCTTCTCCTACGGGGATGTGCTGGGGGCAGGCCAGGGTTGGGCAAAATCAATTTTGTTTAACAACGCCCTGAGCGATCAGTTTGCAGAGTTCTTTGCGCGCCCTGATAGCTTTACCCTGGGGATCTGTAATGGCTGCCAGATGCTCTCTCATCTCAAGTCACTGATCCCCGGAGCCGAGTTGTGGCCATCTTTCGTGCGTAACCGCTCCGATAGCTTTGAGGCGCGAAGCTCACTGGTTGAGATCCAGCAGTCCCCATCTTTGTTCCTCAGAGGCATGGCGGGAAGTCGCCTGCCGATTGCGGTTGCCCATGGTGAAGGGCAGGTCGAGGCTTCAGCCGAGCAGTTGGCGGCTCTGGAGGCGGGCAATCAGGTTGCGGTGCGCTTCGTGGATAACCATGGACAGCCCACCGAGCGTTATCCCTATAACCCGAATGGTTCCTTTGGCGGGATCACCGGAGTGACCAGCACCGATGGTCGTGCCACCATCATGATGCCACACCCTGAGCGGGTATTCCGGGCGGTTGCCAACTCATGGTATCCGGCTGAGTGGGGTGAAGATGGCGGCTGGATGCGGATGTTCCGTAATGCACGGGCTAACATCGGCTAATGGTTTAAGCGGCTCAGCCCTATGGACTGAAGTCAGGTGAAAAGGGGCAGCTTAGGCTGCCTCTTTTTTATCCAGCGGATGACTTCTTTATTTATACCTACGGCACAAACAACCATTGAGAATGATAAAAGGCTTTTGTTCGCTATTGGTACAAAGCCAACCTTTTATATCCTGCGGATGGCTATTTGCCACTATGTGGCAATTGTCGGTCTCGCCCGACAGCGAGCAAAGGGGCAAACGCCTTTCCCCTTTGCAATCCCCTCGCGCCCCAGCACCTCGCTGAACCCTCGATTCACCTAAGGATTAAGGCACCACTTAGCCATCACATCCCTGTGATGGCTAAGCTCTCGCGATATCCCTATCGCTCAACCTAAATCCTTAACGGTTCACCTCAGCGCTCGCTAACGGGGAGGTGAACCCTCTCTTCGATTTGATAGCTGAGGTGCTGTTCAGTGCCTCTTGAAATTTTATGTTTTCAGCGCTGAAACCAGAACAGAGAAAAAATTTAGATATCACCACTGAGCTAACTGACTGGGATTTTTGGCCCCGTTTATTTGCGCCGAATGGTTCATTGTTGATGAACGTATCAATCACATGGATGTGATTGAAGGGCAGCCAGAATAGGGACGTTCTGTCTGTCCGTTAGTGAATCTGATGAAGCATGAGGATGAAGCAAATACCGGGGTGTCCTTGGGAGTGAAGAGGGTATTGGACAAGCAATACCCTCTTCCCGCCGCCGCTCGGTAGCGGCAAATGTGCCATAGGCACAAAACCGCCGACCGCAGGTCAAATGATGGAGGTTCGCTTTGTACTAACAGCGAACCTCCATTTGTGCGACGTCTGACTGAACGGATGTTTCCCTAGATACACATTCTTGGGTAGAGTGAAAACTTAGGGTACTCATCGAGGCTATCTAAGTTTTTCTTCATCAGGAATCGTAATTTACCTGAGCAGACCACCTTTTTATAATTCGTATCAAAATGCTTCTTGAGTGCCGCCCCTTTGCTGGTATCGCTAAATCCCACAAAGGTTGGGTCTGAGAAAGCGTTGATGATGACTCTGGGCTCGGGCTTGATGTCAAACTCACTCAGGGCTTCATAGTCTGCGGCATACCCTATGACGGCATCTACTTCATTCGCTCGCAGCTGTTTTAGTTGTTTGACTAGGTCATTTGACTCTGAATACTTGAGAGGGATTTTTAGGGCGAGATCCATGCTATAGCCAACCGGCCCGATCAATCTTTTCCCCTTGAGGCTGGCAAGGCTCTTCCATTGTTTTGCGAAAGTTGCCGATAAAATCAGGTCAAAACGCTCCTCTTCCAGTGGGTAGTGGCTCAAGATCAACCCTGGCAGTTTGTCTGTCCTGGCGATTCCCATAACAAGGTCCGCCTTCTTCTCGGATACTGATTCTATTGAGTCCTCAAAGGGTTCCGGATCGATTGAGAGCTGATATTCAGGAGCATGGAAGACCTCATGCAGGATATCGGCATAGTATCCACTTCCATCACTATTGAAATATCCCTGCCACAGATCCGAGACTGCGCGAACGGACTGGGCCG from the Dongshaea marina genome contains:
- a CDS encoding substrate-binding periplasmic protein codes for the protein MRLIIILAMSLICWPTAAQSVRAVSDLWQGYFNSDGSGYYADILHEVFHAPEYQLSIDPEPFEDSIESVSEKKADLVMGIARTDKLPGLILSHYPLEEERFDLILSATFAKQWKSLASLKGKRLIGPVGYSMDLALKIPLKYSESNDLVKQLKQLRANEVDAVIGYAADYEALSEFDIKPEPRVIINAFSDPTFVGFSDTSKGAALKKHFDTNYKKVVCSGKLRFLMKKNLDSLDEYPKFSLYPRMCI
- the purL gene encoding phosphoribosylformylglycinamidine synthase, with amino-acid sequence MEILTGSIALSSFRADKLLRTLGEQEVRVRSITAHYLFFCELNAPLEEQERDKLTRLLTDSNSQQHPPSSSNSLQLLCVPRPGTISPWSSKATDIAHNCGLTHIQRIERGILYQIDSEHPLDENESSILKSVLHDPMMEVVFEQIDDARALFSEHQPQSFASVPLLKEGRSAIERANLSLGLALNEEEIDYLSEKFTALGRDPHDIELYMFAQANSEHCRHKIFNASWTIDGIEQSKSLFSMIKNTYKQCPEHVLSAYRDNAAVMEGGEAGRFFPDPDCGRYRYHHEAMPILMKVETHNHPTAISPWPGAATGAGGEIRDEGATGRGSKPKAGLTGFSVSNLNIPGYHMPWEENYPMPGHLTSPLDIMLEAPLGGAGFNNEFGRPNLTGYFRTYQEWLPTAEGRERRGYIKPVMLAGGMGNIRAEHVEKGEVPAGSKLIVLGGPAMNIGLGGGAASSMASGQSDQALDFASVQRDNPEVERRCQEVIDRCWQMGDENPILFIHDVGAGGLSNAMPELVSDAGRGGKFELRDIACDEPGMSPLEIWCNESQERYVLAVSPDQLELFSALCERERAPFAVIGEATEEQQLLLNDELFDNQPIDLPLDLLLGSTPKMELDVTRREIPAKPLKLGGLSLGEAAERVLRLPVVADKSFLITIGDRSVTGLVARDQMVGPWQVPVANCAVTAASYDSYLGEAMAVGERAPLALLNHGASARMAVTEALTNLASAMVGPLNRVKLSANWMSAPHHPGEGAGLYEAVKAIGEELCPELELTIPVGKDSMSMQTRWQEGDEKMQETAPLSLVISAFAPVQDIRKTVTPQLRTDAGDSCLILVDLGNGRDRMGGSALAQVCRQVGDEAPDLDHPAQLKGLFDGVQSLIKDDYLLAYHDRSDGGLFATLCEMAFAGATGINVELDQLNDDDFLALFSEEAGAVIQVRRQDKEKVLTTLAGHGLAGCVHTIGGLNRDQQIRFTRGGHERFVAPRTQLRGIWSETSFQMQQLRDNPECASSEQEVRVDANDPGMSVFLSFDPAEDVAAPYIAKGLQPQLAVLREQGVNSQSEMAAAFDRAGFDAVDVHMSDFLSGRHTLDQFKGLAVCGGFSYGDVLGAGQGWAKSILFNNALSDQFAEFFARPDSFTLGICNGCQMLSHLKSLIPGAELWPSFVRNRSDSFEARSSLVEIQQSPSLFLRGMAGSRLPIAVAHGEGQVEASAEQLAALEAGNQVAVRFVDNHGQPTERYPYNPNGSFGGITGVTSTDGRATIMMPHPERVFRAVANSWYPAEWGEDGGWMRMFRNARANIG